A genomic window from Chaetodon auriga isolate fChaAug3 chromosome 13, fChaAug3.hap1, whole genome shotgun sequence includes:
- the piga gene encoding phosphatidylinositol N-acetylglucosaminyltransferase subunit A: MGQRRKAAAVNKPSSQRVSGAPAEAARIPSRKHNICMVSDFFYPNMGGVESHIYQLSQCLIEKGHKVVIVTHAYGSRKGVRYLTKGLKVYYLPLQVMYNQSTATTCFHSLPLLRCVFVRERITVVHAHSSFSAMAHDALFHAKTMGLNTVFTDHSLFGFADVSSVLTNKLLTVSLCDTNHIVCVSYTSKENTVLRATLNPEIVSVIPNAVDPTDFTPDPSQRRDDRITIVVISRLVYRKGIDLLGGIIPELCLKHPDLHFIIGGEGPKRIVLEEVREKYQLHDRVRLLGALEHKDVRGVLVQGHIFLNTSLTEAFCMAIVEGASCGLQVVSTRVGGIPEVLPEDLITLCEPTVRSLCAGLETVIARQRSGSVPSPASIHASVRNLYTWRNVAERTEKVYDKVSGEEVLPLDRRLRRLRGHCGPVAGSIFAFVAVLDFLFLLFLQWLVPDRIMDVAVDATGPHGLWRQEASSKVSATKRAAEPNVSS, from the exons ATGGGCCAACGAAGGAAAGCGGCAGCTGTGAATAAGCCTTCATCTCAGAGAGTCTCTGGAGCTCCTGCAGAGGCGGCCAGGATCCCCAGCAGGAAGCACAACATCTGCATGGTGTCTGACTTCTTCTATCCCAATATGGGAGGAGTGGAAAGCCACATTTACCAGCTATCCCAGTGTTTGATTGAAAAGGGACACAAGGTGGTAATTGTCACCCATGCCTATGGCAGCAGGAAGGGTGTCAGGTACCTGACCAAAGGACTAAAGGTCTACTACCTCCCCCTGCAGGTGATGTACAACCAGTCCACAGCCACCACCTGCTTCCACAGCCTCCCACTGTTGCGATGTGTGTTTGTAAGGGAACGCATCACCGTGGTGCACGCACACAGCTCGTTCTCTGCCATGGCCCATGATGCACTGTTCCATGCTAAGACCATGGGCCTTAACACG GTGTTCACTGACCACTCACTCTTCGGCTTTGCTGACGTGAGCTCTGTGCTGACCAACAAGCTTCTGACTGTGTCGCTGTGTGATACCAACCACATTGTGTGCGTGTCATACACCAGTAAGGAGAACACAGTGCTCCGTGCAACACTCAACCCAGAGATAGTGTCTGTTATTCCCAACGCTGTTGACCCTACGGACTTTACCCCCGACCCCTCCCAGCGCAGAGATGACAGGATCACTATTGTTGTGATCAGCCGTCTTGTCTACCGCAAAG GAATTGATCTTCTTGGTGGGATAATCCCAGAGCTCTGCCTCAAACATCCAGATCTGCACTTCATAATTGGTGGAGAGGGACCGAAGAGAATTGTGctggaggaagtgagagagaaatACCAACTGCATGACAG GGTGCGTCTGCTGGGGGCGCTGGAGCATAAAGATGTTCGTGGAGTTCTGGTGCAGGGTCACATCTTCCTCAACACATCTCTGACTGAGGCGTTCTGCATGGCCATTGTGGAAGGAGCCAGCTGTGGGCTGCAG GTGGTTAGCACTCGTGTAGGGGGCATTCCTGAGGTGTTACCTGAGGACTTGATTACCCTGTGTGAGCCTACTGTGCGGTCGCTGTGCGCTGGTCTGGAGACGGTCATTGCCAGGCAACGTTCGGGGTCTGTCCCCTCCCCCGCCTCCATCCATGCTTCTGTGCGAAACCTCTACACCTGGAGAAACGTTGCAGAGAGGACTGAAAAG gTGTACGACAAAGTGTCTGGAGAGGAGGTGCTTCCCTTGGACAGACGGTTGCGGAGGCTGAGGGGTCACTGTGGCCCGGTGGCTGGCTCCATCTTTGCATTTGTGGCTGTTTtagacttcctcttcctgctgtttctgcagTGGTTGGTGCCAGACAGGATCATGGACGTCGCCGTAGACGCCACCGGCCCTCACGGACTGTGGAGGCAGGAAGCAAGCAGTAAAGTCAGTGCCACGAAGCGAGCAGCAGAACCAAATGTTTCATCCTAG